From the Salmo trutta chromosome 2, fSalTru1.1, whole genome shotgun sequence genome, one window contains:
- the LOC115158749 gene encoding rho GTPase-activating protein 44 isoform X5: protein MKKQFNRMRQLANQTVGRAEKTEVLSEDLLQVEKRLELVKQVSHSTHKKLTACLQGQQGVDVEKRSVRSPSKKLPLTTLAQCLVEGAAVLGDDSLLGKMLKLCGETQEKMAQELILFEFTIDRDVVEPLYELAEVEIPNIQKQRKQLAKLVLDMDSARTRFHQSSKSGMSSNVQPGAKGEHLREEMEEAANRMEICRDQLSADMYNFVAKEIDYASYFQALIEVQAQYHRKSLELLQNILPQIKAHQETWVEKPCYGKPLEEHLALSGRDIAFPIEACVTMLLECGMQEEGLFRVAPSASKLKKLKASLDCGVMDVQEYSIDPHAIAGALKSYLRELPEPLMTFELYDEWIQASNIQDQDKRLQALLTACEKLPLANGNNFKYLIKFLAKLDDYQDENKMTPGNIAIVLGPNLLWTTQEGNITEMMTTVSLQIVGIIEPIIQHADWFFPGEIEFNVTGNYGSPVHTNHNANYSSMPSPDMDHSDRKHNDQSRRPLSVATDNMMLEFYKKDGSDDTSDSCYAYPSPEEERPPPPYPSSSSCYPSLHHFYPRAPQCARPVAPGPESVPPGPSPPPPPRWSCYSPPPLPPSSCPSPSPQQLDINSNPKPCSLHLPKQSSLAEAPHAPPPSETNVSPLYIKTSLVLTRHDPSLGPHPPNLPLSAPPPWGACACSRERGAKLTSTLKNNELSPVIGQKGFQGTAPSGGLSQHSSEHSPHTLRRAKKLAPIPPKPYSQSGGMSDQSAGQPSPVSLSPTPPSTPSLYGFSYPQGYATIGSPGQAQTSTPSLSSPPSLAGTLTKARPTSKPPRQRPSLPPPQPPSTPGSSPQPLEHGGGLLDGLSPGESMSTDSFCNLDIPIINVELDGIFDEPKMAPYRNSVAVVRPTPKAESEEESESTIL from the exons AGCTGAAAAAACGGAAGTATTAAGTGAAGACCTGCTACAG GTGGAGAAGCGGCTGGAGCTGGTCAAACAGGTGTCCCACAGCACCCACAAGAAGCTGACTGCCTGTCTGCAGGGCCAACAGGGGGTGGATGTGGAGAAAAGGTCTGTCAGATCACCCTCG AAAAAGCTGCCCCTTACAACGCTAGCGCAATGCCTGGTGGAGGGAGCTGCAGTGTTGGGCGACGACTCACTATTGGG GAAGATGCTAAAACTGTGTGGCGAGACACAGGAGAAGATGGCTCAAGAGCTCATCCTGTTTGAGTTCACCATTGACAGAGACGTGGTGGAACCCCTGTACGAACTAGCCGAG GTGGAAATCCCCAACATCCAGAAACAAAGGAAACAATTAGCAAAGCTGGTTCTGGACATGGATTCGGCACGCACAAG gTTCCACCAGTCCTCCAAATCGGGTATGTCCAGCAACGTGCAGCCAGGGGCCAAGGGCGAGCACCTCAGGGAAGAGATGGAAGAGGCAGCCAATCGAATGGAGATCTGTCGA GATCAATTATCAGCAGACATGTACAATTTTGTGGCCAAAGAAATCGACTATGCAAGCTACTTTCAGGCA ttgATAGAGGTGCAGGCACAGTACCACAGGAAGTCGTTAGAGCTCCTCCAGAATATTCTGCCTCAGATTAAAGCCCACCAGG AGACGTGGGTGGAGAAGCCGTGCTATGGGAAACCCTTAGAGGAGCACCTAGCCCTCAGCGGGCGGGACATTGCCTTTCCTATCGAAGCCTGTGTCACCATGCTGCTGGAGTGTGGCATGCAGGAAGAG GGCCTGTTCAGAGTAGCGCCGTCTGCGTCCAAACTGAAGAAGCTCAAGGCGTCTCTAGACTGTGGGGTGATGGACGTACAGGAGTATTCTATAGACCCTCACGCCATCGCAG GTGCTTTGAAATCCTACCTACGGGAACTCCCTGAGCCACTGATGACCTTTGAACTTTACGACGAATGGATTCAAGCTTCCAA CATTCAAGACCAAGACAAGAGACTCCAAGCCCTCCTCACAGCCTGCGAGAAACTACCCCTGGCCAACGGCAACAACTTCAA gtATTTAATCAAATTCCTCGCCAAGTTGGATGACTACCAGGACGAAAATAAAATGACCCCTGGGAATATTGCAATTGTCTTGGGCCCTAACCTGCTGTGGACAACGCAGGAAGG aaaCATTACAGAGATGATGACCACTGTGTCCCTGCAGATCGTAGGCATCATTGAGCCCATCATCCAGCACGCTGACTGGTTCTTCCCTGGAG AGATTGAGTTTAATGTCACAGGAAACTATGGCAGCCCAGTCCACACCAATCACAACGCCAACTACAGCTCCATGCCGTCTCCGGATATGGACCATTCAGATCGCAAGCACAATGATCAGAGCCGACGTCCACTCAGTGTGGCCACCGATAATATGATGCTGGAGTTCTATAAGAAGGATGG CTCCGATGACACGTCGGACTCCTGTTATGCCTACCCCTCCCCGGAAGAGGAGAGGCCCCCTCCCCCttacccctcttcctcctcttgttACCCGTCTCTTCACCATTTCTACCCCCGAGCACCGCAGTGCGCGCGCCCTGTCGCCCCCGGTCCAGAGTCCGTGCCCCCTGGGCCGTCGCCCCCACCTCCCCCCCGCTGGTCTTGCTACAGCCCTCCCCCACTGCCCCCCTCTTcgtgtccctctccctccccccagcAGCTTGATATCAACTCTAACCCCAAGCCCTGCTCCCTGCACCTCCCCAAACAGAGCTCCCTGGCCGAAGCTCCGCATGCGCCCCCACCGTCAGAAACTAACGTCTCCCCTCTCTACATCAAAACCTCCCTCGTGTTAACCCGACACGACCCGTCCCTCGGTCCCCACCCCCCTAACCTCCCCCTGTCCGCACCTCCTCCGTGGGGCGCCTGTgcctgtagcagagagagaggagccaagCTGACTAG TACTCTGAAGAACAATGAGCTGTCTCCAGTGATTGGACAGAAGGGCTTCCAGGGAACGGCACCCTCTGGTGGGCTGTCACAGCACTCTTCTGAACATAGCCCTCACACCCTGAGAAGAG CTAAGAAGCTGGCCCCCATCCCACCTAAACCCTACTCTCAGTCTGGGGGAATGTCGGACCAGTCTGCAGGTCAGCCGTCTCCCGTCAGCCTGTCCCCCACCCCTCCTAGTACCCCCTCCCTGTACGGCTTCAGCTACCCCCAGGGCTACGCCACCATCGGCTCCCCGGGACAGGCCCagacctccaccccctctctctcctcccctccctcgctAGCCGGCACCCTCACAAAGGCTAGGCCCACTTCCAAGCCTCCTCGGCAGAGGCCCAGCCTACCCCCGCCGCAGCCCCCCAGCACCCCTGGCTCCAGCCCCCAACCTCTTGAGCACGGTGGCGGCCTTCTGGATGGATTGTCTCCTGGAGAGAGCATGTCCACAG ACTCTTTCTGCAACCTGGATATCCCCATCATTAACGTAGAACTGGATGGCATCTTTGATGAGCCCAAGATGGCCCCCTACAGGAACTCAGTGGCGGTGGTCCGGCCAACCCCTAAGGCCGAGTCAGAGGAAGAGTCTGAGAGCACGATACTATGA
- the LOC115158749 gene encoding rho GTPase-activating protein 44 isoform X4 has translation MKKQFNRMRQLANQTVGRAEKTEVLSEDLLQVEKRLELVKQVSHSTHKKLTACLQGQQGVDVEKRSVRSPSKKLPLTTLAQCLVEGAAVLGDDSLLGKMLKLCGETQEKMAQELILFEFTIDRDVVEPLYELAEVEIPNIQKQRKQLAKLVLDMDSARTRFHQSSKSGMSSNVQPGAKGEHLREEMEEAANRMEICRDQLSADMYNFVAKEIDYASYFQALIEVQAQYHRKSLELLQNILPQIKAHQETWVEKPCYGKPLEEHLALSGRDIAFPIEACVTMLLECGMQEEGLFRVAPSASKLKKLKASLDCGVMDVQEYSIDPHAIAGALKSYLRELPEPLMTFELYDEWIQASNIQDQDKRLQALLTACEKLPLANGNNFKYLIKFLAKLDDYQDENKMTPGNIAIVLGPNLLWTTQEGNITEMMTTVSLQIVGIIEPIIQHADWFFPGEIEFNVTGNYGSPVHTNHNANYSSMPSPDMDHSDRKHNDQSRRPLSVATDNMMLEFYKKDGSVRKIQSMGVRVMDTSWVSRRGSSSARKSSSTPLGVQSPLLPSDALIPEQGEVSASPSPTPPPASSDRASSDDTSDSCYAYPSPEEERPPPPYPSSSSCYPSLHHFYPRAPQCARPVAPGPESVPPGPSPPPPPRWSCYSPPPLPPSSCPSPSPQQLDINSNPKPCSLHLPKQSSLAEAPHAPPPSETNVSPLYIKTSLVLTRHDPSLGPHPPNLPLSAPPPWGACACSRERGAKLTSTLKNNELSPVIGQKGFQGTAPSGGLSQHSSEHSPHTLRRAKKLAPIPPKPYSQSGGMSDQSAGQPSPVSLSPTPPSTPSLYGFSYPQGYATIGSPGQAQTSTPSLSSPPSLAGTLTKARPTSKPPRQRPSLPPPQPPSTPGSSPQPLEHGGGLLDGLSPGESMSTAV, from the exons AGCTGAAAAAACGGAAGTATTAAGTGAAGACCTGCTACAG GTGGAGAAGCGGCTGGAGCTGGTCAAACAGGTGTCCCACAGCACCCACAAGAAGCTGACTGCCTGTCTGCAGGGCCAACAGGGGGTGGATGTGGAGAAAAGGTCTGTCAGATCACCCTCG AAAAAGCTGCCCCTTACAACGCTAGCGCAATGCCTGGTGGAGGGAGCTGCAGTGTTGGGCGACGACTCACTATTGGG GAAGATGCTAAAACTGTGTGGCGAGACACAGGAGAAGATGGCTCAAGAGCTCATCCTGTTTGAGTTCACCATTGACAGAGACGTGGTGGAACCCCTGTACGAACTAGCCGAG GTGGAAATCCCCAACATCCAGAAACAAAGGAAACAATTAGCAAAGCTGGTTCTGGACATGGATTCGGCACGCACAAG gTTCCACCAGTCCTCCAAATCGGGTATGTCCAGCAACGTGCAGCCAGGGGCCAAGGGCGAGCACCTCAGGGAAGAGATGGAAGAGGCAGCCAATCGAATGGAGATCTGTCGA GATCAATTATCAGCAGACATGTACAATTTTGTGGCCAAAGAAATCGACTATGCAAGCTACTTTCAGGCA ttgATAGAGGTGCAGGCACAGTACCACAGGAAGTCGTTAGAGCTCCTCCAGAATATTCTGCCTCAGATTAAAGCCCACCAGG AGACGTGGGTGGAGAAGCCGTGCTATGGGAAACCCTTAGAGGAGCACCTAGCCCTCAGCGGGCGGGACATTGCCTTTCCTATCGAAGCCTGTGTCACCATGCTGCTGGAGTGTGGCATGCAGGAAGAG GGCCTGTTCAGAGTAGCGCCGTCTGCGTCCAAACTGAAGAAGCTCAAGGCGTCTCTAGACTGTGGGGTGATGGACGTACAGGAGTATTCTATAGACCCTCACGCCATCGCAG GTGCTTTGAAATCCTACCTACGGGAACTCCCTGAGCCACTGATGACCTTTGAACTTTACGACGAATGGATTCAAGCTTCCAA CATTCAAGACCAAGACAAGAGACTCCAAGCCCTCCTCACAGCCTGCGAGAAACTACCCCTGGCCAACGGCAACAACTTCAA gtATTTAATCAAATTCCTCGCCAAGTTGGATGACTACCAGGACGAAAATAAAATGACCCCTGGGAATATTGCAATTGTCTTGGGCCCTAACCTGCTGTGGACAACGCAGGAAGG aaaCATTACAGAGATGATGACCACTGTGTCCCTGCAGATCGTAGGCATCATTGAGCCCATCATCCAGCACGCTGACTGGTTCTTCCCTGGAG AGATTGAGTTTAATGTCACAGGAAACTATGGCAGCCCAGTCCACACCAATCACAACGCCAACTACAGCTCCATGCCGTCTCCGGATATGGACCATTCAGATCGCAAGCACAATGATCAGAGCCGACGTCCACTCAGTGTGGCCACCGATAATATGATGCTGGAGTTCTATAAGAAGGATGG CAGCGTTAGGAAAATTCAAAG CATGGGGGTCAGGGTGATGGACACTTCTTGGGTGTCGCGCAGGGGCTCGTCGTCAGCGCGTAAAAGCTCCTCCACGCCCCTAGGTGTACAGTCCCCCCTCCTGCCCTCAGACGCTCTCATACCTGAGCAGGGGGAGGTCTCTGCGtccccctccccaacccctccTCCCGCTAGCAGTGACCGTGCCAG CTCCGATGACACGTCGGACTCCTGTTATGCCTACCCCTCCCCGGAAGAGGAGAGGCCCCCTCCCCCttacccctcttcctcctcttgttACCCGTCTCTTCACCATTTCTACCCCCGAGCACCGCAGTGCGCGCGCCCTGTCGCCCCCGGTCCAGAGTCCGTGCCCCCTGGGCCGTCGCCCCCACCTCCCCCCCGCTGGTCTTGCTACAGCCCTCCCCCACTGCCCCCCTCTTcgtgtccctctccctccccccagcAGCTTGATATCAACTCTAACCCCAAGCCCTGCTCCCTGCACCTCCCCAAACAGAGCTCCCTGGCCGAAGCTCCGCATGCGCCCCCACCGTCAGAAACTAACGTCTCCCCTCTCTACATCAAAACCTCCCTCGTGTTAACCCGACACGACCCGTCCCTCGGTCCCCACCCCCCTAACCTCCCCCTGTCCGCACCTCCTCCGTGGGGCGCCTGTgcctgtagcagagagagaggagccaagCTGACTAG TACTCTGAAGAACAATGAGCTGTCTCCAGTGATTGGACAGAAGGGCTTCCAGGGAACGGCACCCTCTGGTGGGCTGTCACAGCACTCTTCTGAACATAGCCCTCACACCCTGAGAAGAG CTAAGAAGCTGGCCCCCATCCCACCTAAACCCTACTCTCAGTCTGGGGGAATGTCGGACCAGTCTGCAGGTCAGCCGTCTCCCGTCAGCCTGTCCCCCACCCCTCCTAGTACCCCCTCCCTGTACGGCTTCAGCTACCCCCAGGGCTACGCCACCATCGGCTCCCCGGGACAGGCCCagacctccaccccctctctctcctcccctccctcgctAGCCGGCACCCTCACAAAGGCTAGGCCCACTTCCAAGCCTCCTCGGCAGAGGCCCAGCCTACCCCCGCCGCAGCCCCCCAGCACCCCTGGCTCCAGCCCCCAACCTCTTGAGCACGGTGGCGGCCTTCTGGATGGATTGTCTCCTGGAGAGAGCATGTCCACAG CGGTATGA
- the LOC115158749 gene encoding rho GTPase-activating protein 44 isoform X1 — protein MKKQFNRMRQLANQTVGRAEKTEVLSEDLLQVEKRLELVKQVSHSTHKKLTACLQGQQGVDVEKRSVRSPSKKLPLTTLAQCLVEGAAVLGDDSLLGKMLKLCGETQEKMAQELILFEFTIDRDVVEPLYELAEVEIPNIQKQRKQLAKLVLDMDSARTRFHQSSKSGMSSNVQPGAKGEHLREEMEEAANRMEICRDQLSADMYNFVAKEIDYASYFQALIEVQAQYHRKSLELLQNILPQIKAHQETWVEKPCYGKPLEEHLALSGRDIAFPIEACVTMLLECGMQEEGLFRVAPSASKLKKLKASLDCGVMDVQEYSIDPHAIAGALKSYLRELPEPLMTFELYDEWIQASNIQDQDKRLQALLTACEKLPLANGNNFKYLIKFLAKLDDYQDENKMTPGNIAIVLGPNLLWTTQEGNITEMMTTVSLQIVGIIEPIIQHADWFFPGEIEFNVTGNYGSPVHTNHNANYSSMPSPDMDHSDRKHNDQSRRPLSVATDNMMLEFYKKDGSVRKIQSMGVRVMDTSWVSRRGSSSARKSSSTPLGVQSPLLPSDALIPEQGEVSASPSPTPPPASSDRASSDDTSDSCYAYPSPEEERPPPPYPSSSSCYPSLHHFYPRAPQCARPVAPGPESVPPGPSPPPPPRWSCYSPPPLPPSSCPSPSPQQLDINSNPKPCSLHLPKQSSLAEAPHAPPPSETNVSPLYIKTSLVLTRHDPSLGPHPPNLPLSAPPPWGACACSRERGAKLTSTLKNNELSPVIGQKGFQGTAPSGGLSQHSSEHSPHTLRRAKKLAPIPPKPYSQSGGMSDQSAGQPSPVSLSPTPPSTPSLYGFSYPQGYATIGSPGQAQTSTPSLSSPPSLAGTLTKARPTSKPPRQRPSLPPPQPPSTPGSSPQPLEHGGGLLDGLSPGESMSTDSFCNLDIPIINVELDGIFDEPKMAPYRNSVAVVRPTPKAESEEESESTIL, from the exons AGCTGAAAAAACGGAAGTATTAAGTGAAGACCTGCTACAG GTGGAGAAGCGGCTGGAGCTGGTCAAACAGGTGTCCCACAGCACCCACAAGAAGCTGACTGCCTGTCTGCAGGGCCAACAGGGGGTGGATGTGGAGAAAAGGTCTGTCAGATCACCCTCG AAAAAGCTGCCCCTTACAACGCTAGCGCAATGCCTGGTGGAGGGAGCTGCAGTGTTGGGCGACGACTCACTATTGGG GAAGATGCTAAAACTGTGTGGCGAGACACAGGAGAAGATGGCTCAAGAGCTCATCCTGTTTGAGTTCACCATTGACAGAGACGTGGTGGAACCCCTGTACGAACTAGCCGAG GTGGAAATCCCCAACATCCAGAAACAAAGGAAACAATTAGCAAAGCTGGTTCTGGACATGGATTCGGCACGCACAAG gTTCCACCAGTCCTCCAAATCGGGTATGTCCAGCAACGTGCAGCCAGGGGCCAAGGGCGAGCACCTCAGGGAAGAGATGGAAGAGGCAGCCAATCGAATGGAGATCTGTCGA GATCAATTATCAGCAGACATGTACAATTTTGTGGCCAAAGAAATCGACTATGCAAGCTACTTTCAGGCA ttgATAGAGGTGCAGGCACAGTACCACAGGAAGTCGTTAGAGCTCCTCCAGAATATTCTGCCTCAGATTAAAGCCCACCAGG AGACGTGGGTGGAGAAGCCGTGCTATGGGAAACCCTTAGAGGAGCACCTAGCCCTCAGCGGGCGGGACATTGCCTTTCCTATCGAAGCCTGTGTCACCATGCTGCTGGAGTGTGGCATGCAGGAAGAG GGCCTGTTCAGAGTAGCGCCGTCTGCGTCCAAACTGAAGAAGCTCAAGGCGTCTCTAGACTGTGGGGTGATGGACGTACAGGAGTATTCTATAGACCCTCACGCCATCGCAG GTGCTTTGAAATCCTACCTACGGGAACTCCCTGAGCCACTGATGACCTTTGAACTTTACGACGAATGGATTCAAGCTTCCAA CATTCAAGACCAAGACAAGAGACTCCAAGCCCTCCTCACAGCCTGCGAGAAACTACCCCTGGCCAACGGCAACAACTTCAA gtATTTAATCAAATTCCTCGCCAAGTTGGATGACTACCAGGACGAAAATAAAATGACCCCTGGGAATATTGCAATTGTCTTGGGCCCTAACCTGCTGTGGACAACGCAGGAAGG aaaCATTACAGAGATGATGACCACTGTGTCCCTGCAGATCGTAGGCATCATTGAGCCCATCATCCAGCACGCTGACTGGTTCTTCCCTGGAG AGATTGAGTTTAATGTCACAGGAAACTATGGCAGCCCAGTCCACACCAATCACAACGCCAACTACAGCTCCATGCCGTCTCCGGATATGGACCATTCAGATCGCAAGCACAATGATCAGAGCCGACGTCCACTCAGTGTGGCCACCGATAATATGATGCTGGAGTTCTATAAGAAGGATGG CAGCGTTAGGAAAATTCAAAG CATGGGGGTCAGGGTGATGGACACTTCTTGGGTGTCGCGCAGGGGCTCGTCGTCAGCGCGTAAAAGCTCCTCCACGCCCCTAGGTGTACAGTCCCCCCTCCTGCCCTCAGACGCTCTCATACCTGAGCAGGGGGAGGTCTCTGCGtccccctccccaacccctccTCCCGCTAGCAGTGACCGTGCCAG CTCCGATGACACGTCGGACTCCTGTTATGCCTACCCCTCCCCGGAAGAGGAGAGGCCCCCTCCCCCttacccctcttcctcctcttgttACCCGTCTCTTCACCATTTCTACCCCCGAGCACCGCAGTGCGCGCGCCCTGTCGCCCCCGGTCCAGAGTCCGTGCCCCCTGGGCCGTCGCCCCCACCTCCCCCCCGCTGGTCTTGCTACAGCCCTCCCCCACTGCCCCCCTCTTcgtgtccctctccctccccccagcAGCTTGATATCAACTCTAACCCCAAGCCCTGCTCCCTGCACCTCCCCAAACAGAGCTCCCTGGCCGAAGCTCCGCATGCGCCCCCACCGTCAGAAACTAACGTCTCCCCTCTCTACATCAAAACCTCCCTCGTGTTAACCCGACACGACCCGTCCCTCGGTCCCCACCCCCCTAACCTCCCCCTGTCCGCACCTCCTCCGTGGGGCGCCTGTgcctgtagcagagagagaggagccaagCTGACTAG TACTCTGAAGAACAATGAGCTGTCTCCAGTGATTGGACAGAAGGGCTTCCAGGGAACGGCACCCTCTGGTGGGCTGTCACAGCACTCTTCTGAACATAGCCCTCACACCCTGAGAAGAG CTAAGAAGCTGGCCCCCATCCCACCTAAACCCTACTCTCAGTCTGGGGGAATGTCGGACCAGTCTGCAGGTCAGCCGTCTCCCGTCAGCCTGTCCCCCACCCCTCCTAGTACCCCCTCCCTGTACGGCTTCAGCTACCCCCAGGGCTACGCCACCATCGGCTCCCCGGGACAGGCCCagacctccaccccctctctctcctcccctccctcgctAGCCGGCACCCTCACAAAGGCTAGGCCCACTTCCAAGCCTCCTCGGCAGAGGCCCAGCCTACCCCCGCCGCAGCCCCCCAGCACCCCTGGCTCCAGCCCCCAACCTCTTGAGCACGGTGGCGGCCTTCTGGATGGATTGTCTCCTGGAGAGAGCATGTCCACAG ACTCTTTCTGCAACCTGGATATCCCCATCATTAACGTAGAACTGGATGGCATCTTTGATGAGCCCAAGATGGCCCCCTACAGGAACTCAGTGGCGGTGGTCCGGCCAACCCCTAAGGCCGAGTCAGAGGAAGAGTCTGAGAGCACGATACTATGA
- the LOC115158749 gene encoding rho GTPase-activating protein 44 isoform X3, whose protein sequence is MKKQFNRMRQLANQTVGRAEKTEVLSEDLLQVEKRLELVKQVSHSTHKKLTACLQGQQGVDVEKRSVRSPSKKLPLTTLAQCLVEGAAVLGDDSLLGKMLKLCGETQEKMAQELILFEFTIDRDVVEPLYELAEVEIPNIQKQRKQLAKLVLDMDSARTRFHQSSKSGMSSNVQPGAKGEHLREEMEEAANRMEICRDQLSADMYNFVAKEIDYASYFQALIEVQAQYHRKSLELLQNILPQIKAHQETWVEKPCYGKPLEEHLALSGRDIAFPIEACVTMLLECGMQEEGLFRVAPSASKLKKLKASLDCGVMDVQEYSIDPHAIAGALKSYLRELPEPLMTFELYDEWIQASNIQDQDKRLQALLTACEKLPLANGNNFKYLIKFLAKLDDYQDENKMTPGNIAIVLGPNLLWTTQEGNITEMMTTVSLQIVGIIEPIIQHADWFFPGEIEFNVTGNYGSPVHTNHNANYSSMPSPDMDHSDRKHNDQSRRPLSVATDNMMLEFYKKDGMGVRVMDTSWVSRRGSSSARKSSSTPLGVQSPLLPSDALIPEQGEVSASPSPTPPPASSDRASSDDTSDSCYAYPSPEEERPPPPYPSSSSCYPSLHHFYPRAPQCARPVAPGPESVPPGPSPPPPPRWSCYSPPPLPPSSCPSPSPQQLDINSNPKPCSLHLPKQSSLAEAPHAPPPSETNVSPLYIKTSLVLTRHDPSLGPHPPNLPLSAPPPWGACACSRERGAKLTSTLKNNELSPVIGQKGFQGTAPSGGLSQHSSEHSPHTLRRAKKLAPIPPKPYSQSGGMSDQSAGQPSPVSLSPTPPSTPSLYGFSYPQGYATIGSPGQAQTSTPSLSSPPSLAGTLTKARPTSKPPRQRPSLPPPQPPSTPGSSPQPLEHGGGLLDGLSPGESMSTDSFCNLDIPIINVELDGIFDEPKMAPYRNSVAVVRPTPKAESEEESESTIL, encoded by the exons AGCTGAAAAAACGGAAGTATTAAGTGAAGACCTGCTACAG GTGGAGAAGCGGCTGGAGCTGGTCAAACAGGTGTCCCACAGCACCCACAAGAAGCTGACTGCCTGTCTGCAGGGCCAACAGGGGGTGGATGTGGAGAAAAGGTCTGTCAGATCACCCTCG AAAAAGCTGCCCCTTACAACGCTAGCGCAATGCCTGGTGGAGGGAGCTGCAGTGTTGGGCGACGACTCACTATTGGG GAAGATGCTAAAACTGTGTGGCGAGACACAGGAGAAGATGGCTCAAGAGCTCATCCTGTTTGAGTTCACCATTGACAGAGACGTGGTGGAACCCCTGTACGAACTAGCCGAG GTGGAAATCCCCAACATCCAGAAACAAAGGAAACAATTAGCAAAGCTGGTTCTGGACATGGATTCGGCACGCACAAG gTTCCACCAGTCCTCCAAATCGGGTATGTCCAGCAACGTGCAGCCAGGGGCCAAGGGCGAGCACCTCAGGGAAGAGATGGAAGAGGCAGCCAATCGAATGGAGATCTGTCGA GATCAATTATCAGCAGACATGTACAATTTTGTGGCCAAAGAAATCGACTATGCAAGCTACTTTCAGGCA ttgATAGAGGTGCAGGCACAGTACCACAGGAAGTCGTTAGAGCTCCTCCAGAATATTCTGCCTCAGATTAAAGCCCACCAGG AGACGTGGGTGGAGAAGCCGTGCTATGGGAAACCCTTAGAGGAGCACCTAGCCCTCAGCGGGCGGGACATTGCCTTTCCTATCGAAGCCTGTGTCACCATGCTGCTGGAGTGTGGCATGCAGGAAGAG GGCCTGTTCAGAGTAGCGCCGTCTGCGTCCAAACTGAAGAAGCTCAAGGCGTCTCTAGACTGTGGGGTGATGGACGTACAGGAGTATTCTATAGACCCTCACGCCATCGCAG GTGCTTTGAAATCCTACCTACGGGAACTCCCTGAGCCACTGATGACCTTTGAACTTTACGACGAATGGATTCAAGCTTCCAA CATTCAAGACCAAGACAAGAGACTCCAAGCCCTCCTCACAGCCTGCGAGAAACTACCCCTGGCCAACGGCAACAACTTCAA gtATTTAATCAAATTCCTCGCCAAGTTGGATGACTACCAGGACGAAAATAAAATGACCCCTGGGAATATTGCAATTGTCTTGGGCCCTAACCTGCTGTGGACAACGCAGGAAGG aaaCATTACAGAGATGATGACCACTGTGTCCCTGCAGATCGTAGGCATCATTGAGCCCATCATCCAGCACGCTGACTGGTTCTTCCCTGGAG AGATTGAGTTTAATGTCACAGGAAACTATGGCAGCCCAGTCCACACCAATCACAACGCCAACTACAGCTCCATGCCGTCTCCGGATATGGACCATTCAGATCGCAAGCACAATGATCAGAGCCGACGTCCACTCAGTGTGGCCACCGATAATATGATGCTGGAGTTCTATAAGAAGGATGG CATGGGGGTCAGGGTGATGGACACTTCTTGGGTGTCGCGCAGGGGCTCGTCGTCAGCGCGTAAAAGCTCCTCCACGCCCCTAGGTGTACAGTCCCCCCTCCTGCCCTCAGACGCTCTCATACCTGAGCAGGGGGAGGTCTCTGCGtccccctccccaacccctccTCCCGCTAGCAGTGACCGTGCCAG CTCCGATGACACGTCGGACTCCTGTTATGCCTACCCCTCCCCGGAAGAGGAGAGGCCCCCTCCCCCttacccctcttcctcctcttgttACCCGTCTCTTCACCATTTCTACCCCCGAGCACCGCAGTGCGCGCGCCCTGTCGCCCCCGGTCCAGAGTCCGTGCCCCCTGGGCCGTCGCCCCCACCTCCCCCCCGCTGGTCTTGCTACAGCCCTCCCCCACTGCCCCCCTCTTcgtgtccctctccctccccccagcAGCTTGATATCAACTCTAACCCCAAGCCCTGCTCCCTGCACCTCCCCAAACAGAGCTCCCTGGCCGAAGCTCCGCATGCGCCCCCACCGTCAGAAACTAACGTCTCCCCTCTCTACATCAAAACCTCCCTCGTGTTAACCCGACACGACCCGTCCCTCGGTCCCCACCCCCCTAACCTCCCCCTGTCCGCACCTCCTCCGTGGGGCGCCTGTgcctgtagcagagagagaggagccaagCTGACTAG TACTCTGAAGAACAATGAGCTGTCTCCAGTGATTGGACAGAAGGGCTTCCAGGGAACGGCACCCTCTGGTGGGCTGTCACAGCACTCTTCTGAACATAGCCCTCACACCCTGAGAAGAG CTAAGAAGCTGGCCCCCATCCCACCTAAACCCTACTCTCAGTCTGGGGGAATGTCGGACCAGTCTGCAGGTCAGCCGTCTCCCGTCAGCCTGTCCCCCACCCCTCCTAGTACCCCCTCCCTGTACGGCTTCAGCTACCCCCAGGGCTACGCCACCATCGGCTCCCCGGGACAGGCCCagacctccaccccctctctctcctcccctccctcgctAGCCGGCACCCTCACAAAGGCTAGGCCCACTTCCAAGCCTCCTCGGCAGAGGCCCAGCCTACCCCCGCCGCAGCCCCCCAGCACCCCTGGCTCCAGCCCCCAACCTCTTGAGCACGGTGGCGGCCTTCTGGATGGATTGTCTCCTGGAGAGAGCATGTCCACAG ACTCTTTCTGCAACCTGGATATCCCCATCATTAACGTAGAACTGGATGGCATCTTTGATGAGCCCAAGATGGCCCCCTACAGGAACTCAGTGGCGGTGGTCCGGCCAACCCCTAAGGCCGAGTCAGAGGAAGAGTCTGAGAGCACGATACTATGA